The following proteins are co-located in the Telopea speciosissima isolate NSW1024214 ecotype Mountain lineage chromosome 9, Tspe_v1, whole genome shotgun sequence genome:
- the LOC122641038 gene encoding multiple organellar RNA editing factor 8, chloroplastic/mitochondrial-like isoform X2 translates to MAVASLCRTLISKPSVAAIFSRSFTSSSISVPSLALTSRYSSPLLRIRPLVTALTEFHRFLPVGLRCFATRQTASSLNDPNPNWSNRPPKETILLDGCDFEHWLIVMEKPEGEPTRDEIIDSYIKTLATVVGSEDEARMKIYSVSTRHYFAFGALVSEELSYKLKEVPRVRWVLPDSYLDVRNKDYGGEPFINGQAVPYDPKYHEEWVRNNARANERSRRNDRPRNFDRSRNFERRRENMQNRDFQNREPNQMPNMGGAPPNQMPNMGGAPPNQMPNMGGAPPNQMPNMGGAPPNPMYNRGGPSPNPMPNMGGVPPNPNPMQNMGGPPSNPMPNMGGMQSVQNQMPRDAGPGAGFPNMHNRETGGMPQRDFQNRDAARSEGMPYQSRDMPTGSMPNRDYQGNYTPNRDMESTPSGNPYQVRDMPGRDYQ, encoded by the exons ATGGCGGTGGCGTCTTTGTGTCGTACTCTGATCAGCAAACCATCTGTGGCTGCTATTTTTTCTCGCTCCTTCACTTCAAGCTCTATTTCAGTTCCTAGTTTGGCTCTTACTTCTCGTTATTCTTCACCTCTTCTTCGAATCCGACCTCTCGTCACTGCCCTCACAGAGTTTCATCGGTTTCTACCGGTTGGTCTGAGATGCTTTGCAACGCGTCAGACGGCATCGTCTCTCAACGATCCCAATCCGAACTGGTCCAATCGTCCGCCGAAGGAGACGATATTGCTCGATGGCTGCGATTTTGAGCACTGGCTCATTGTTATGGAGAAACCTGAAGGAGAACCCACAAGAGACGAAATCATAGATAGCTACATCAAGACCCTCGCTACGGTGGTTGGGAG CGAGGATGAAGCAAGGATGAAAATTTACTCAGTTTCTACTCGACACTACTTTGCTTTTGGAGCTCTTGTTTCCGAGGAACTCTCCTACAAGCTCAAGG AGGTGCCCAGAGTGCGATGGGTTCTTCCTGATTCTTACTTGGATGTCAGGAATAAAGATTATGGAG GGGAACCTTTTATTAATGGGCAAGCAGTTCCATATGATCCCAAATACCATGAAGAATGGGTGAGGAACAATGCACGGGCAAATGAAAGGTCCAGGCGCAATGATAGGCCTCGCAACTTTGATCGGTCAAGGAACTTTGAAAGAAGACGAGAAAATATGCAGAATCGCGATTTCCAGAATAGGGAG CCAAATCAAATGCCTAACATGGGTGGAGCACCACCAAATCAAATGCCTAACATGGGTGGAGCGCCGCCTAACCAAATGCCTAATATGGGTGGAGCACCACCTAACCAAATGCCTAATATGGGTGGAGCACCACCTAATCCAATGTATAACAGGGGAGGACCATCCCCAAATCCAATGCCCAACATGGGAGGAGTGCccccaaatccaaatccaatgcAGAATATGGGAGGACCACCATCGAACCCAATGCCTAATATGGGAGGAATGCAAAGTGTTCAGAACCAGATGCCTAGAGATGCTGGACCAGGTGCAGGATTTCCCAATATGCATAATAGAGAAACTGGAGGCATGCCACAGAGGGATTTTCAAAACAGAGATGCTGCTCGCAGTGAAGGTATGCCCTACCAGAGCAGGGATATGCCCACTGGTTCCATGCCAAACAGAGATTACCAGGGTAACTACACACCTAACAGGGACATGGAGAGCACGCCAAGTGGAAATCCTTATCAGGTAAGAGATATGCCCGGTAGAGACTATCAGTGA
- the LOC122641038 gene encoding multiple organellar RNA editing factor 8, chloroplastic/mitochondrial-like isoform X1, whose amino-acid sequence MAVASLCRTLISKPSVAAIFSRSFTSSSISVPSLALTSRYSSPLLRIRPLVTALTEFHRFLPVGLRCFATRQTASSLNDPNPNWSNRPPKETILLDGCDFEHWLIVMEKPEGEPTRDEIIDSYIKTLATVVGSEDEARMKIYSVSTRHYFAFGALVSEELSYKLKEVPRVRWVLPDSYLDVRNKDYGGEPFINGQAVPYDPKYHEEWVRNNARANERSRRNDRPRNFDRSRNFERRRENMQNRDFQNREMGGAPPNQMPNMGGAPPNQMPNMGGAPPNQMPNMGGAPPNQMPNMGGAPPNQMPNMGGAPPNPMYNRGGPSPNPMPNMGGVPPNPNPMQNMGGPPSNPMPNMGGMQSVQNQMPRDAGPGAGFPNMHNRETGGMPQRDFQNRDAARSEGMPYQSRDMPTGSMPNRDYQGNYTPNRDMESTPSGNPYQVRDMPGRDYQ is encoded by the exons ATGGCGGTGGCGTCTTTGTGTCGTACTCTGATCAGCAAACCATCTGTGGCTGCTATTTTTTCTCGCTCCTTCACTTCAAGCTCTATTTCAGTTCCTAGTTTGGCTCTTACTTCTCGTTATTCTTCACCTCTTCTTCGAATCCGACCTCTCGTCACTGCCCTCACAGAGTTTCATCGGTTTCTACCGGTTGGTCTGAGATGCTTTGCAACGCGTCAGACGGCATCGTCTCTCAACGATCCCAATCCGAACTGGTCCAATCGTCCGCCGAAGGAGACGATATTGCTCGATGGCTGCGATTTTGAGCACTGGCTCATTGTTATGGAGAAACCTGAAGGAGAACCCACAAGAGACGAAATCATAGATAGCTACATCAAGACCCTCGCTACGGTGGTTGGGAG CGAGGATGAAGCAAGGATGAAAATTTACTCAGTTTCTACTCGACACTACTTTGCTTTTGGAGCTCTTGTTTCCGAGGAACTCTCCTACAAGCTCAAGG AGGTGCCCAGAGTGCGATGGGTTCTTCCTGATTCTTACTTGGATGTCAGGAATAAAGATTATGGAG GGGAACCTTTTATTAATGGGCAAGCAGTTCCATATGATCCCAAATACCATGAAGAATGGGTGAGGAACAATGCACGGGCAAATGAAAGGTCCAGGCGCAATGATAGGCCTCGCAACTTTGATCGGTCAAGGAACTTTGAAAGAAGACGAGAAAATATGCAGAATCGCGATTTCCAGAATAGGGAGATGGGTGGAGCGCCACCAAACCAAATGCCTAACATGGGTGGAGCACCACCAAATCAAATGCCTAACATGGGTGGAGCACCACCAAATCAAATGCCTAACATGGGTGGAGCGCCGCCTAACCAAATGCCTAATATGGGTGGAGCACCACCTAACCAAATGCCTAATATGGGTGGAGCACCACCTAATCCAATGTATAACAGGGGAGGACCATCCCCAAATCCAATGCCCAACATGGGAGGAGTGCccccaaatccaaatccaatgcAGAATATGGGAGGACCACCATCGAACCCAATGCCTAATATGGGAGGAATGCAAAGTGTTCAGAACCAGATGCCTAGAGATGCTGGACCAGGTGCAGGATTTCCCAATATGCATAATAGAGAAACTGGAGGCATGCCACAGAGGGATTTTCAAAACAGAGATGCTGCTCGCAGTGAAGGTATGCCCTACCAGAGCAGGGATATGCCCACTGGTTCCATGCCAAACAGAGATTACCAGGGTAACTACACACCTAACAGGGACATGGAGAGCACGCCAAGTGGAAATCCTTATCAGGTAAGAGATATGCCCGGTAGAGACTATCAGTGA